CCCGCCCGGGGCCAGCGCCTCCCGCGCCGCGGCGTAGAGCGCCCGGATCGCCTCCGGCACCAGGTAGTGGACGGTCATCACCACTGTGATCAGGTCGTATCCGCCACCGGTGACGGCCGGCCAGGCGGGCGACGCGAGATCGGCGCGGACCACCTCGACAGCCGGCGGCAGCCCGGCCCGGGCCAGTTCGAGCAGGACCGGGTCGAGATCGAGCAGGGTGACGGCGGCGGCCGGCCAGCGGCGGGACATCCGCTCGGCGAGCAGGCCGGGCCCGCCGCCGAGGTCGAGAACCCGGGCCGGCGGGGCACCCCGGGCAGCCTCGGCGGCGGTGGCGACGACGCGTTCCAGGGCGGGCAGGCCGGGAACGAAGCCGAGCATCACCGCGTCCCAGGTGGTCCGCCAGCCGGCGACGCGGGTGGGATCGAGGGCGACAGGCGTCATGGCGGCTGCTTTCGTGGCTTCACGGAAATGACAACCGTTTCTAACAGACGCCGGTTGCGTGTCAGCCGGAATTCAGGTCCGCGAGCCGGTCGAGCAGGCGCTCGATCTCCTGGGCCGTGTTGTAGGCGTGCAGGCTCACCCGTACCGAAGAGGTCTTCTCGCCTTGATCGCCCTGGCAGTGGCCGTCGGCCCGGACGAGCAGGCCGTCGGCGGCCAGGATGAAGCCGAGGTCGGTGGAGC
This window of the Actinoplanes oblitus genome carries:
- a CDS encoding class I SAM-dependent methyltransferase; the protein is MTPVALDPTRVAGWRTTWDAVMLGFVPGLPALERVVATAAEAARGAPPARVLDLGGGPGLLAERMSRRWPAAAVTLLDLDPVLLELARAGLPPAVEVVRADLASPAWPAVTGGGYDLITVVMTVHYLVPEAIRALYAAAREALAPGGLLVVADLMPDDGLPYVMRALDPGPGEGAAELAWAQWWGGLGAVPEIAGLLAARADLFRDRPPAGFTADLGWHAAAARAAGFGEAGALWREGRHAALAAQLR